One window of the Glycocaulis alkaliphilus genome contains the following:
- the guaA gene encoding glutamine-hydrolyzing GMP synthase: MDIPAEHERALIVDFGSQVTQLIARRLRESGVYCEVHPYNRANADFVKDYGPRAIILSGSPHSTSWEDSPRADPYLFEAGVPVLGICYGEQTMCAQLGGRVETSDHREFGRADIQIVAESPLLKGLGEVGDTERVWMSHGDRVMAAPEGFHVIATSPGAPFAAIADEARQFYGVQFHPEVVHTPRGALLLKNFTHGIAGMKGDWTMAAFKDEAIARIREQVGKGRVICGLSGGVDSAVAAVLIHEAIGDQLVCVFVDTGLMRHGEAEEVVTLFREHYNIPLVAADEGERFLSALDGIDDPEKKRKTIGKLFIDVFEEKAKLAGGADFLAQGTLYPDVIESVSFDGGPSVTIKSHHNVGGLPARMNMKLVEPLRELFKDEVRALGRELGLPEAFVGRHPFPGPGLGIRIPGAVTKEKADILRAADRIYIEEIKKEGLYDVIWQAFAVLLPVRTVGVMGDERTYDSVLALRAVTSVDGMTADYFPFDHDFLGRVATRIINEVRGVNRVVYDVTSKPPGTIEWE; this comes from the coding sequence ATGGATATACCTGCCGAACACGAACGCGCCCTGATTGTCGATTTCGGCAGTCAGGTGACACAGCTTATCGCACGGCGCCTGCGCGAAAGCGGCGTCTATTGCGAGGTCCATCCCTATAACCGCGCCAATGCGGATTTCGTGAAGGATTACGGCCCCAGGGCCATCATCCTTTCCGGCTCCCCGCATTCGACGAGCTGGGAGGACAGTCCGCGCGCTGACCCCTATCTCTTCGAGGCAGGCGTGCCGGTTCTGGGCATCTGCTACGGCGAGCAGACCATGTGCGCGCAGCTCGGCGGGCGGGTGGAGACATCTGATCATCGCGAGTTTGGCCGCGCCGACATTCAGATCGTGGCGGAAAGCCCGCTCCTGAAGGGCCTCGGCGAGGTGGGTGATACCGAGCGCGTCTGGATGAGCCATGGCGACCGCGTGATGGCCGCGCCCGAGGGCTTCCATGTCATCGCCACCAGCCCCGGCGCCCCCTTTGCGGCCATCGCGGACGAGGCGCGCCAGTTTTATGGCGTGCAGTTCCACCCCGAAGTCGTTCACACGCCGCGCGGCGCGCTGCTCCTGAAGAACTTCACCCACGGTATTGCGGGCATGAAGGGCGACTGGACCATGGCCGCCTTCAAGGATGAGGCGATTGCCCGCATCCGCGAACAGGTGGGCAAGGGCCGGGTGATCTGTGGCCTGTCGGGCGGGGTGGATTCCGCCGTTGCCGCCGTGCTGATCCACGAGGCGATTGGCGATCAGCTGGTCTGCGTGTTCGTGGATACCGGCCTGATGCGCCATGGCGAGGCCGAAGAGGTCGTCACCCTCTTCCGCGAGCATTACAATATCCCGCTGGTCGCCGCCGATGAGGGGGAACGTTTCCTCTCCGCGCTGGACGGGATTGATGACCCGGAGAAAAAACGCAAGACCATCGGCAAGCTCTTCATCGATGTGTTCGAGGAGAAGGCAAAGCTCGCCGGCGGGGCCGATTTCCTGGCCCAGGGCACGCTCTATCCGGACGTGATCGAGAGCGTCAGCTTTGATGGCGGCCCGTCCGTCACGATCAAGTCCCACCATAATGTCGGCGGCCTGCCTGCGCGCATGAACATGAAGCTGGTGGAGCCGCTTCGCGAGCTCTTCAAGGACGAGGTGAGGGCGCTAGGGCGCGAGCTGGGCCTGCCTGAAGCCTTTGTCGGCCGTCATCCCTTCCCCGGTCCCGGCCTCGGCATCCGTATTCCGGGCGCGGTCACGAAGGAAAAGGCGGATATTCTGCGCGCCGCCGACCGCATCTATATCGAGGAGATCAAGAAAGAAGGTCTCTACGATGTGATCTGGCAGGCCTTCGCCGTGCTGCTGCCCGTCCGCACCGTGGGCGTGATGGGCGATGAGCGCACCTATGACAGCGTGCTGGCCTTACGCGCCGTGACGAGCGTTGACGGCATGACGGCGGACTATTTCCCCTTCGATCACGACTTCCTCGGCCGCGTCGCCACACGCATCATCAATGAAGTGCGCGGCGTCAACCGCGTGGTCTATGACGTGACCAGCAAGCCGCCGGGAACGATTGAGTGGGAGTAA
- a CDS encoding GntR family transcriptional regulator: MDFTPGMVDARLPTPLYHQVYLILRDRIRRGILASGDVVPGEQELARLMNVSRITVKRALNELASEGLVSRHRGRGTVVAAPGFSPMVKGSFDNLIESLRLMGLETQIELVEHSSVSASEEVAESLALPAGAPVKRIVRLRKLQDEPFSHLTTYLPDAIARKIPAEALGTEPMLVLLEKAGAEVCEAEQWITATSAQIAVASALGVPPGSPLLCIERIMRDRDGVPVQLITAYYRSDRFQYHLKTRRKRASADSAWKQDG; encoded by the coding sequence ATGGATTTCACACCGGGCATGGTCGATGCGCGGCTGCCCACGCCACTTTACCATCAGGTCTACCTGATACTGCGTGACAGGATACGCCGCGGCATACTGGCGTCTGGCGATGTTGTGCCGGGCGAGCAGGAACTGGCGCGCCTGATGAATGTGTCGCGCATAACGGTGAAGCGCGCCCTTAACGAGCTGGCATCGGAAGGCCTCGTCAGCCGCCATCGCGGGCGGGGCACGGTTGTTGCCGCGCCGGGCTTCTCGCCCATGGTGAAAGGCTCGTTCGACAATCTCATCGAGTCCCTGCGCCTGATGGGGCTGGAAACCCAGATTGAGCTGGTCGAGCACAGCTCGGTCAGCGCGAGCGAGGAGGTGGCCGAGTCTCTGGCCCTGCCGGCTGGTGCGCCGGTGAAGCGTATCGTGCGCCTGCGCAAGCTTCAGGACGAGCCCTTCTCCCACCTCACCACCTATCTGCCGGACGCGATTGCCCGCAAGATCCCGGCCGAAGCGCTCGGCACTGAACCCATGCTCGTATTGCTGGAGAAGGCCGGAGCGGAGGTCTGCGAGGCAGAGCAATGGATAACCGCCACCAGCGCGCAAATAGCCGTTGCGTCGGCGCTGGGCGTCCCGCCCGGCTCGCCGCTCTTGTGCATTGAGCGGATCATGCGTGACCGCGATGGCGTGCCTGTCCAGCTGATCACGGCCTATTATCGCTCCGACCGCTTTCAGTACCATCTGAAAACCCGCAGAAAACGCGCCTCTGCCGACAGCGCCTGGAAGCAGGATGGCTAG